From Panicum hallii strain FIL2 chromosome 2, PHallii_v3.1, whole genome shotgun sequence, a single genomic window includes:
- the LOC112881081 gene encoding uncharacterized protein LOC112881081, with protein MAKRSKAAAMERRDWPSLLPDLLSHVGARRWRASAPSPRDPTLRDPRLRPRGWVALCDGDGVRPADACEVALFHAATGRCLRVRLPELQGHRIVGFTDGLVILINKETTADRVPHPFTRVAVDLPPIAAIFNYMVKEQQSRAWMRAAVCASQDSPDSIAVVAWSSPSLASPAGISCTTTLCLPQPCPSMAVSTAS; from the exons ATGGCGAAGCGTtcgaaggcggcggcgatggagaggAGGGACTGGCCTTCGCTCCTCCCCGACCTACTGAGCCATGTCGGGGCACGG CGCTGGCGCGCGTCCGCGCCCAGCCCGCGCGACCCGACCCTCCGCGAcccccgcctccgcccgcgcggCTGGGTCGCGCTctgcgacggcgacggcgtgcgccCGGCAGACGCGTGCGAGGTCGCCTTATTCCACGCCGCCACCGGCAGGTGCCTCCGCGTCCGCTTGCCGGAGCTCCAGGGCCACCGCATCGTCGGCTTTACGGATGGCCTCGTCATCCTGATCAACAAGGAAACCACCGCCGACCGCGTCCCGCACCCCTTCACCCGCGTCGCCGTCGACCTCCCGCCGATCGCCGCCATCTTCAACTACATGGTCAAGGAGCAGCAGTCCCGCGCCTGGATGAGAGCCGCCGTGTGCGCGTCCCAGGACTCCCCCGATTCCATCGCCGTCGTCGCATGGTCGTCGCCGAGCCTAGCTTCCCCTGCTGGTATATCGTGCACCACAACCTTGTGCTTGCCTCAGCCATGCCCTTCCATGGCCGTATCTACGGCGTCATGA